One Gemmatimonadota bacterium genomic window carries:
- a CDS encoding long-chain fatty acid--CoA ligase, with protein MIDLARFGTRAAIYQDGVSHTYAELARRSALGARHSALGGGEARVVFLVPPGFIHVAVQQAIWGAGAIAVPLALSHPARELEYILDDSGAGLAIASPALSDRLRPLAEARRIPFLTTDQLLQPEAPLAECRAPSAECRARALIVYTSGTTGRPKGVVTSRGALAAQIETLVDAWGWTASDRSLHVLPLHHIHGIINALSSALWVGASVEFLDPFEPIRAWDRLASGEITVFTAVPTIYNRLIAAWDAADPPTRARWSAGARGLRLMMSGSAALPVGVLIRWEGITGHRLLERYGMTEIGMALSNPLHGERRAGTVGQPLPNVEIRLTDETGAPVLAGQPGQIEVRGPQVFHEYWGRPDDTARSFKDGWFGTGDVALIEAGYYRILGRESTDIIKSAGYKISALEIEELAREHPDVTDCAVVALPDPDLGQRIAAAVVPAPGSELAAGPFRSWLKERLALYKVPKDIRFVEELPRNAMGKVVKQDLRRLFGGE; from the coding sequence ATGATCGACCTTGCCCGGTTCGGCACCCGCGCCGCCATCTACCAGGACGGCGTCAGCCATACCTATGCCGAATTGGCTCGGCGCTCGGCGCTCGGCGCTCGGCACTCGGCACTCGGCGGGGGCGAAGCCCGAGTAGTCTTCCTGGTGCCGCCGGGGTTCATTCACGTGGCGGTGCAGCAGGCGATTTGGGGGGCCGGCGCGATCGCCGTGCCACTGGCCCTCTCGCATCCGGCCCGCGAGCTCGAGTACATCCTCGACGACAGCGGGGCCGGCTTGGCCATCGCATCCCCGGCCCTCTCTGACCGCCTACGCCCCCTGGCCGAAGCCCGCCGGATCCCGTTCCTCACCACCGACCAATTGCTCCAACCCGAAGCACCCCTCGCCGAGTGCCGAGCCCCGAGTGCCGAGTGCCGAGCCCGAGCCCTCATCGTGTACACCAGCGGAACGACGGGACGGCCCAAAGGCGTGGTGACCTCCCGCGGGGCGCTGGCAGCCCAGATCGAAACCTTGGTGGACGCCTGGGGATGGACCGCCAGCGACCGGAGCCTTCATGTCCTGCCGCTGCACCATATTCACGGCATCATCAACGCCCTCTCCTCGGCGTTGTGGGTGGGGGCCAGCGTCGAGTTCCTCGATCCCTTTGAACCGATCCGGGCCTGGGATCGCTTGGCCTCGGGCGAGATAACCGTCTTCACGGCGGTCCCGACGATTTACAACCGGCTGATCGCCGCGTGGGACGCGGCCGACCCCCCGACCCGGGCCCGTTGGTCTGCTGGAGCCCGCGGTCTTCGGCTGATGATGTCCGGCTCGGCCGCGCTTCCGGTGGGGGTGCTGATCCGCTGGGAGGGCATCACCGGTCACCGCCTCCTCGAGCGGTATGGGATGACGGAAATCGGCATGGCGCTGTCCAATCCCCTCCACGGGGAGCGCCGGGCCGGCACCGTCGGACAGCCCCTACCTAACGTGGAGATCCGGCTGACCGACGAAACCGGCGCCCCCGTTTTGGCGGGGCAACCGGGCCAGATCGAGGTCCGCGGGCCCCAAGTGTTCCACGAGTACTGGGGCCGGCCCGACGACACCGCCCGGAGTTTCAAGGATGGCTGGTTCGGCACCGGTGACGTGGCGCTGATCGAGGCCGGTTACTACCGGATTTTGGGCCGCGAGAGCACCGACATCATCAAATCGGCCGGCTACAAGATTTCGGCGCTCGAGATCGAGGAGTTGGCCCGCGAGCACCCAGACGTCACCGACTGTGCCGTGGTGGCACTGCCCGATCCCGACTTGGGCCAACGGATCGCGGCCGCAGTGGTACCGGCCCCAGGATCCGAACTCGCGGCGGGGCCGTTCCGGAGTTGGCTCAAGGAACGCCTGGCGCTCTACAAGGTGCCGAAGGACATCCGGTTCGTGGAGGAATTGCCGCGGAACGCGATGGGAAAGGTGGTCAAGCAGGATCTGCGTCGGCTCTTCGGCGGTGAATGA
- a CDS encoding N-acetyltransferase, producing MVLYGEHVQLEPLDHRHIDDLLDAAQNDDIWRYMPVPRPATRVVVEQLIDKAWKAASEGLEIPFTTIDDKSDRAVGSTRYLDIHRSDRILEIGWTWLGVGAQRTPINTECKLLLLRHAFDHLGALRVQLKTDGRNTRSQQAIERLGAVKEGVLRRNRLMWDGVRRDTVYSSILDDEWPAVKTRLEGFLAR from the coding sequence GTGGTTCTCTACGGCGAGCACGTTCAGCTCGAGCCGCTCGACCATCGCCACATCGACGATTTGCTGGACGCCGCGCAAAACGACGACATCTGGCGATACATGCCGGTGCCGCGACCCGCCACGCGGGTTGTTGTGGAGCAATTGATCGACAAAGCCTGGAAGGCCGCCTCCGAAGGCCTCGAGATTCCGTTCACGACCATCGATGATAAATCCGATCGGGCAGTCGGTTCGACGCGGTACCTCGACATTCACCGGTCGGATCGAATCCTGGAGATCGGGTGGACCTGGCTCGGCGTCGGTGCCCAACGGACCCCGATCAATACTGAGTGCAAGCTGTTGCTGCTCCGGCATGCTTTTGACCACTTGGGGGCCTTGCGGGTCCAGCTCAAGACCGATGGTCGGAATACCAGGTCGCAGCAGGCCATCGAACGCCTGGGCGCCGTCAAGGAGGGTGTGCTTCGGCGGAACCGGCTGATGTGGGACGGGGTCCGCCGCGACACGGTGTACTCCAGCATCCTGGATGACGAATGGCCCGCCGTGAAGACCCGTCTCGAAGGGTTCCTTGCTCGCTGA